From Salarias fasciatus chromosome 12, fSalaFa1.1, whole genome shotgun sequence, the proteins below share one genomic window:
- the prdm8b gene encoding PR domain zinc finger protein 8b encodes MEESSSQKLVWDGDAKAVQQCLTDIFTSVYTTCDIPENAIFGPCVLSHTSLYDSIAFIALKSTDKRTAPYIFRVDTSAANSTSEGLMWLRLVQSARDKEEQNLEAYVKNGQLFYRSLRRIEKDEELLVWYGKDLIDLLLLSSGRAPPKSKGSAPLSCPDCSQRFQFEFPFLAHLRFRCTKRLQSITGADEESGKEGGAERNPATPTRTSPKLGRPEGFGGAQDSSKPSTDFHNLARDLENNRTSPPSDKEAEICSESSGKRKFSDVEETECRVAGLPPAKSKDELATSAQNYRGVYGLEENRRSFSPQGPAELGETKRSAFTEVKKSPQNLKHHSGGKSLQSANSENKDGGRPSSNPPDKHLNIRQVLSETQPPQTPPMGSAFTSVGQQGGGGGGGERKSAFSQPSRSFSQISPLVMPPKLLDCHPAVGDTISSSRLYQADHLAAKLQGAELGANCPVPGGMAKQNPFVYATAFWPKNSGPIQLQMPSALTLLPPSFTSLCLPAQNWCAKCNASFRMTSDLVYHMRSHHKKEYAMEPLVKRRREEKLKCPICNESFRERHHLSRHMTSHN; translated from the exons ATGGAGGAGTCCAGCTCTCAGAAGTTGGTGTGGGACGGGGACGCCAAGGCGGTGCAGCAGTGTCTGACGGACATCTTCACCAGCGTGTACACGACGTGCGACATCCCGGAGAACGCCATCTTCGGCCCGTGCGTGCTGAGCCACACGTCGCTGTACGACAGCATCGCCTTCATCGCCCTCAAGTCCACCGACAAGCGCACGGCCCCGTACATCTTCAGG gtgGACACCTCGGCCGCTAACAGCACGTCGGAGGGTTTGATGTGGCTCCGGCTGGTCCAGTCGGCCCGGGACAAGGAGGAGCAGAACCTGGAGGCCTACGTGAAGAACGGCCAGCTGTTCTACCGCTCGCTGCGCCGCATCGAGAaggacgaggagctgctggtctggTACGGCAAGGACCTGatcgacctgctgctgctcagctccggCCGGGCGCCGCCCAAGAGCAAAG GGTCGGCGCCGCTCTCCTGTCCGGACTGCAGCCAGCGCTTCCAGTTCGAGTTCCCCTTCCTGGCCCACCTGCGATTCCGCTGCACCAAGAGACTGCAGAGCATCACCGGCGCCGACGAGGAGTCCGGCAAGGAGGGCGGCGCCGAGCGAAACCCCGCCACCCCGACCCGGACCAGCCCCAAGCTGGGCCGCCCCGAGGGCTTCGGCGGCGCTCAGGACTCCAGCAAGCCCTCCACGGACTTCCACAACCTGGCCCGGGACTTGGAGAACAACCGGACGAGTCCTCCGAGCGACAAGGAGGCGGAGATCTGCAGCGAGAGCTCGGGCAAGAGGAAGTTCTCCGACGTGGAGGAGACGGAGTGCCGGGTGGCCGGCCTCCCGCCCGCCAAGTCGAAAGACGAGCTGGCCACCTCGGCGCAGAACTACCGGGGCGTGTACGGCCTGGAGGAGAACCGCCGCTCCTTCTCCCCGCAGGGCCCCGCGGAGCTGGGCGAGACCAAGCGTAGCGCCTTCACCGAGGTCAAGAAGTCGCCCCAGAACCTCAAGCACCACAGCGGCGGCAAGAGCCTCCAGAGCGCCAACTCGGAGAACAAGGACGGCGGCCGGCCCAGCAGCAACCCTCCGGACAAGCACCTGAACATCCGGCAGGTGCTGTCGGAGACGCAGCCGCCGCAGACCCCGCCCATGGGCAGCGCCTTCACGTCGGTgggccagcagggcggcggcggcggcggcggggagaggAAGAGTGCCTTCAGCCAGCCGTCCCGCTCCTTCTCCCAGATCTCCCCGCTGGTGATGCCCCCCAAGCTGCTGGACTGCCACCCGGCGGTGGGCGACAccatctcctccagcagactCTACCAGGCCGACCACCTCGCCGCCAAGCTGCAGGGCGCCGAGCTGGGCGCCAACTGCCCCGTGCCGGGCGGCATGGCCAAGCAGAACCCTTTCGTCTACGCCACGGCCTTCTGGCCCAAGAACTCGGGGCCGATCCAGCTCCAGATGCCCTCGGCCCTGACCCTGCTGCCCCCCTCCTTCACCTCGCTCTGCCTGCCCGCTCAGAACTGGTGCGCCAAGTGCAACGCCTCCTTCCGCATGACCTCGGACTTGGTGTACCACATGCGGTCCCACCACAAAAAGGAGTACGCCATGGAGCCCCTGGTGAAGCGGCGGCGCGAGGAGAAGCTCAAGTGCCCCATTTGTAACGAGTCCTTCCGAGAGCGGCACCACCTGTCCCGTCACATGACCTCCCATAACTGA